One window of the Actinomyces wuliandei genome contains the following:
- a CDS encoding peptidase domain-containing ABC transporter, which yields MSFRRVPFVRFQQSETDCGLACVSMLLASFGRGVSMEALREMVSWGRDGTSVAAITELFDKLAVHYVVEQIDDISYFSGSEFRGPCIVYWRFSHWVVVEGASRRGFAVVDPQRGRYMVSVEEYSRSFTGILIRVVDTSSQRFSRLARLGAAIQRSCSAGRLFFRFVDRPRLLLSIAAAFVVQAVPALGAWLTATLFGRVTLGLNYDTFVVCCLSLLAFGLGSGLAMLARGVASAQLGASVRMSVSSQLLSAFLNASFRYVQGRSIGDVVNRIVGVQVVQNLVANVLLMAIFDLGSMLVSVVVLALLWTEVGACVCIVLTLYAFFLFFSGRRLYHLSMASVNAASSAQGQLVGICAAAEAIKLAQAEHRVSSSWAGSLGAEVLSEYMFSRFQSVVQAVGIFVQQVLPLCILAYGLLMFTQGGVSIGLIAGVNSLLGSVLGSAMMISYSAQQILTSGVALERVRDLLSAPQESSKAVSGGEVGDATFRRSLTLSNVVKRYGGSSAPVLRDVSLTVKPGDFIGIKGRTGSGKTTLLRTVIGLENIDGGDIKFDGVSKDMLTVKSVRSLFGVVSQDPQIMAGSLRYNLLLGVEDSFSDDLLFQALDVVELSHEVRMMPMELDTVVGDAGVGISGGQRQRLAIARAVLRDCSVMVLDEATSALDVSTEMVVIDRLRRRGMAVICATHRDSTLRSADAVYEISGGRLMRARLR from the coding sequence ATGTCTTTTCGGCGCGTTCCATTTGTACGTTTTCAGCAGTCTGAAACTGACTGTGGTCTTGCATGTGTCAGTATGTTGCTCGCGTCCTTCGGACGAGGTGTTTCGATGGAGGCGTTGCGGGAAATGGTTAGTTGGGGAAGGGACGGTACTTCCGTTGCTGCTATAACGGAATTGTTCGATAAGTTAGCAGTTCACTACGTGGTCGAGCAAATAGATGACATCAGTTATTTTAGTGGCAGCGAATTTCGGGGTCCTTGCATCGTATATTGGCGTTTTTCTCATTGGGTTGTTGTTGAAGGTGCTAGTCGACGAGGATTTGCAGTCGTTGATCCTCAGCGGGGACGTTATATGGTTTCAGTTGAGGAGTATTCTAGGTCGTTTACGGGCATCTTGATTAGAGTTGTGGACACTTCTTCTCAACGATTCAGTCGTCTAGCTCGGCTGGGCGCTGCGATCCAGCGGAGTTGTTCTGCTGGACGGCTGTTTTTTCGGTTTGTTGATCGGCCAAGGCTTTTGCTTTCGATCGCTGCGGCATTCGTCGTTCAAGCTGTTCCGGCACTCGGTGCTTGGTTGACGGCAACGTTATTCGGTCGCGTAACGCTTGGCCTCAACTATGATACCTTTGTAGTATGCTGTTTGTCTTTGCTTGCATTTGGCCTTGGCTCGGGCTTGGCGATGCTTGCGCGTGGCGTAGCTTCTGCGCAACTGGGTGCCAGCGTACGTATGTCTGTGAGTTCCCAGTTGCTTTCTGCGTTTCTTAACGCTTCTTTTCGTTATGTGCAAGGTCGGTCTATCGGGGACGTCGTTAATAGAATTGTCGGAGTGCAGGTTGTGCAGAACTTGGTGGCCAACGTTTTGCTGATGGCGATTTTCGACTTGGGTTCCATGTTGGTTTCCGTTGTGGTATTGGCCTTGTTGTGGACAGAGGTCGGTGCATGCGTGTGTATTGTTCTCACGCTCTACGCATTTTTCCTCTTTTTCTCTGGTCGGCGGTTGTATCATCTGTCTATGGCTAGCGTTAATGCGGCGAGTTCCGCTCAAGGCCAGTTGGTTGGAATATGTGCAGCGGCTGAGGCTATTAAGCTCGCTCAGGCTGAACATCGTGTTTCATCTAGTTGGGCCGGTTCACTTGGCGCTGAGGTTTTAAGCGAGTATATGTTTTCGCGTTTCCAGTCGGTGGTTCAAGCTGTTGGTATTTTTGTGCAGCAAGTATTGCCTTTATGTATTCTTGCTTATGGTTTGCTTATGTTTACTCAGGGCGGTGTCTCTATTGGTTTGATTGCGGGAGTTAACTCCCTTCTTGGTTCGGTGCTAGGCTCTGCGATGATGATATCATATTCCGCTCAGCAGATCCTGACATCAGGCGTCGCTTTGGAGCGTGTTAGGGATCTTCTTTCTGCTCCGCAGGAAAGTTCGAAGGCAGTGTCAGGTGGTGAAGTTGGTGATGCCACTTTTCGGCGTAGCCTGACTTTGTCTAACGTGGTCAAGCGTTACGGAGGTTCTTCTGCCCCTGTGTTGAGAGATGTTTCCTTGACAGTAAAGCCTGGCGATTTTATAGGGATCAAGGGTAGGACTGGCTCCGGTAAGACTACGCTTCTGCGTACTGTTATTGGCTTGGAAAACATTGACGGTGGAGATATCAAATTCGATGGTGTTAGCAAGGACATGCTGACTGTTAAGTCCGTCCGGAGTCTTTTCGGGGTTGTCTCCCAGGACCCTCAGATCATGGCGGGATCGCTTAGGTATAATTTGTTGCTCGGCGTTGAGGATTCGTTTTCTGATGATTTACTTTTTCAGGCCCTGGACGTTGTCGAACTTTCTCATGAAGTTAGGATGATGCCCATGGAACTGGACACAGTGGTGGGTGACGCCGGTGTAGGCATCTCGGGCGGCCAGCGTCAGAGGCTGGCTATTGCGCGCGCGGTACTTAGAGACTGCTCGGTGATGGTTCTTGATGAGGCCACTAGCGCTTTGGATGTGTCTACGGAAATGGTGGTTATTGACAGGCTGAGAAGAAGGGGAATGGCGGTTATCTGTGCTACCCATCGTGATTCCACATTGAGGTCAGCTGATGCTGTTTATGAAATTTCGGGTGGTAGGTTAATGAGGGCTCGGCTGCGTTGA
- the lanM gene encoding type 2 lanthipeptide synthetase LanM gives MDIEAIAKKASFIDEEIVVTPESVSTEKGAVRMKMILEQYPGYEAGDEQLFLQEHGFKSLADMSSRLGIVDYSSQSIVHSNVDGTWVATLLQILALVTETEENDGVGQGSRTDAVEIFLRPFEKYISNQLNSEIKRVAASFENMRLGDEFVKQFCAAPRDELKMLVTQTLILEVHVAKHEHEHAGSRYTLADYTSTMGRSSFYEELFEEYATLGRRLVTRVLTTVRSRRELLNRLLSDEQQLLKDYLQGLSVMTGVSFSKGDKHNGGRSVTVIYFEGGKGLVYKPRSMQAEALFFGYIERLSSRLGLSLMVPSCFCKEGYGWQEYIEHLPADGHFAFSQFYEELGVLLAAAYAFGLTDLHHENIVASGAHPVLIDAETLFAPQVDKVVRPGLSLNLESSDEARTFTCLHTGILPTDQNDDAAHIWGAAYSEGRRSPFEVPIIPSVDSLDSEVKYDYVEMGAEANAPYYGSEAGDWTSYETEVIRGFELAYRHIKENKAELVGPRGLIDEFNGAPVRIVLKATMAYSIMLMTSNHPDYMREGTEVERLFSYVWRFPSLADPRIWFSELKQMRRLDVPFFSVPFAETKIVDTDGTEVADIRQDLRSWWSTHVNAFDDDDLERQLWFIRASYVTSVAGEDYELDHPNRIHPLLLRGSVNTGSQLELSVKECASEAAREVTRRLCRKALLGNKGGWYSITVVGNEKWSVQPVAMDLYNGDSGIGYALMYLGLAFADRDAEETSVALARQVSMFLTHVARSVSENTSDSQNPPYNDIGLYGAIGGGIYFLSHVVAVLGDEDGYLKESLAAITKALMMRRPDERYLDVVSGSAGLIEALRSLSAAVPEVREATAKLAEMHARNLCSTAEWGKSGSCSWQQDHMGRNALVGYSHGASGVVNALADASVLCDTDEFRSFIDGGLVFEKEWRDTLGFWPDLRDETSSSPGVPGMISWCHGAPGVALARLQLLEKGFSPDIFSESGIVEDMLDAIEETVSRSLLKEGSHYMNSMALCHGRLGSLEILSRIERFRMRSSELFSDCTAVSLLQEADTYWRSVIVQAYEDGLVCGVPRGLEVPGVMTGLSGIGLSLMRYGGDRWNFPLLICADIPRVDLAFD, from the coding sequence GTGGATATCGAGGCCATCGCGAAGAAGGCGTCTTTTATTGATGAGGAAATCGTTGTAACACCGGAATCTGTCAGTACAGAGAAGGGAGCTGTTCGAATGAAGATGATACTGGAGCAGTACCCCGGTTACGAGGCTGGCGACGAGCAACTATTTCTTCAGGAACACGGATTCAAGTCACTTGCCGATATGTCGTCGCGGCTTGGCATCGTCGATTATTCCTCCCAGTCAATTGTTCATTCGAACGTAGACGGAACCTGGGTGGCTACACTCCTCCAGATACTAGCTCTAGTTACGGAGACAGAGGAGAACGACGGTGTCGGACAAGGTAGTAGAACCGACGCGGTGGAGATCTTTCTTCGACCTTTTGAAAAGTATATTAGCAATCAACTCAACTCGGAAATAAAGCGAGTTGCAGCGAGTTTTGAGAATATGCGTTTGGGTGACGAATTTGTGAAACAGTTCTGCGCGGCTCCTCGTGACGAACTTAAGATGTTGGTGACTCAGACCCTAATCTTGGAGGTTCATGTAGCTAAACACGAGCACGAGCATGCCGGTTCGCGCTATACGTTAGCGGACTATACTTCGACGATGGGCAGAAGTTCCTTCTATGAGGAGTTGTTCGAGGAGTATGCTACGCTTGGTAGAAGGTTAGTGACAAGGGTTCTGACAACAGTGCGTTCCAGGAGAGAACTGCTTAATAGGCTGCTCAGCGATGAGCAACAGTTACTGAAGGATTACCTACAGGGCCTGAGCGTTATGACCGGAGTATCGTTCTCGAAGGGTGATAAACATAATGGTGGACGGTCGGTAACGGTAATCTACTTTGAGGGAGGGAAGGGTCTTGTATACAAACCTAGGTCAATGCAAGCCGAGGCGCTGTTCTTTGGTTACATTGAACGGCTGTCTTCTCGCTTAGGACTGTCGCTTATGGTACCTAGTTGCTTCTGTAAGGAGGGATATGGGTGGCAGGAGTATATCGAACACCTACCGGCTGATGGGCATTTTGCTTTCTCTCAGTTCTATGAAGAACTAGGAGTGCTCCTTGCGGCAGCATATGCGTTTGGGCTTACCGATCTACATCACGAGAATATAGTGGCAAGTGGAGCTCATCCGGTGCTAATCGACGCGGAGACTCTGTTCGCTCCTCAAGTGGATAAGGTGGTGAGGCCAGGACTGTCTCTTAATCTGGAGAGCTCAGACGAGGCTCGCACTTTCACCTGTCTTCATACCGGAATACTGCCGACTGACCAGAATGACGATGCTGCACATATCTGGGGCGCTGCTTACTCCGAAGGCAGAAGAAGTCCGTTCGAGGTTCCAATTATTCCCTCAGTAGACAGCCTTGACTCTGAGGTCAAGTACGACTATGTTGAAATGGGCGCAGAAGCTAATGCTCCATACTATGGATCTGAGGCCGGTGACTGGACGAGTTACGAAACGGAGGTAATTAGAGGATTTGAGTTGGCTTACCGCCATATCAAGGAAAACAAGGCAGAGCTGGTGGGGCCACGCGGACTAATTGATGAGTTCAATGGAGCGCCAGTGCGTATAGTTCTTAAGGCAACTATGGCCTATTCCATTATGCTCATGACCTCTAACCATCCCGACTACATGAGGGAAGGAACAGAGGTTGAGCGTCTATTCAGTTATGTCTGGCGCTTTCCCTCGCTGGCAGATCCTCGTATATGGTTCAGCGAACTGAAACAGATGAGAAGACTGGACGTTCCTTTCTTTTCTGTTCCGTTCGCGGAAACGAAGATTGTCGATACTGATGGCACTGAGGTCGCTGATATTCGACAGGACCTGCGTTCCTGGTGGTCAACCCATGTCAATGCATTTGACGATGACGATCTCGAGAGACAACTGTGGTTTATCCGCGCCTCATATGTGACGTCTGTTGCTGGTGAGGATTATGAGCTCGATCACCCTAACCGTATTCATCCCCTCCTTCTCCGCGGGTCTGTTAACACAGGTTCGCAGTTGGAGTTGAGTGTTAAGGAGTGTGCCTCCGAAGCGGCTCGAGAGGTTACTAGAAGGCTTTGCCGGAAAGCATTGTTGGGGAACAAAGGTGGCTGGTACTCTATAACAGTAGTAGGGAATGAGAAATGGTCCGTACAGCCTGTGGCAATGGATCTTTATAATGGAGATTCTGGAATTGGTTACGCGCTCATGTATTTGGGCCTTGCCTTTGCTGACAGGGATGCGGAGGAGACGAGTGTTGCTTTGGCCCGCCAGGTCTCCATGTTCCTTACACATGTGGCCAGGTCTGTATCTGAGAACACATCCGATTCCCAGAATCCGCCTTATAACGACATAGGCTTGTATGGTGCTATAGGTGGAGGAATATACTTTTTGTCTCACGTAGTTGCGGTACTTGGAGACGAAGATGGATACCTGAAGGAGTCTCTTGCTGCCATTACCAAGGCGTTGATGATGCGGCGTCCTGATGAACGATACCTTGATGTGGTGTCTGGTTCAGCGGGCCTCATTGAGGCATTGCGGAGTCTTTCGGCTGCGGTGCCTGAGGTTAGAGAGGCGACTGCTAAGTTGGCTGAGATGCATGCCCGTAATCTTTGTTCAACTGCAGAATGGGGGAAGTCGGGATCTTGTTCGTGGCAGCAAGATCATATGGGCAGGAATGCGCTAGTGGGGTACTCTCATGGTGCTTCTGGTGTCGTCAATGCCCTTGCGGATGCCTCCGTACTATGCGACACGGACGAGTTTCGTAGTTTCATAGACGGAGGACTTGTGTTTGAGAAAGAATGGCGTGATACTCTGGGATTCTGGCCCGATCTAAGGGACGAGACATCTTCTTCTCCTGGGGTACCAGGTATGATATCATGGTGTCATGGAGCACCGGGAGTCGCTCTGGCAAGGCTCCAGTTGTTGGAGAAGGGGTTTTCTCCAGACATATTTTCCGAGTCGGGCATTGTAGAAGACATGCTGGACGCCATTGAGGAGACTGTTTCTCGTAGTTTGCTGAAGGAGGGGAGTCATTACATGAACTCGATGGCTTTGTGTCACGGACGACTTGGCTCATTGGAGATACTTAGTCGAATTGAACGTTTTAGGATGAGGAGTAGTGAGTTGTTTTCGGACTGCACTGCTGTCAGTTTATTACAGGAGGCTGATACTTATTGGCGGTCTGTAATTGTTCAGGCATATGAAGACGGCCTGGTCTGTGGCGTACCAAGGGGACTGGAAGTTCCGGGTGTGATGACGGGTCTTTCGGGAATTGGTTTGTCGCTTATGCGTTACGGCGGCGATCGCTGGAACTTCCCACTTCTTATCTGTGCTGATATTCCTAGAGTTGATTTGGCATTTGACTGA
- a CDS encoding flavoprotein: MLTVITGAVGAALMPAWMLQLRNDHDISIKCVLTPSAEHFLSTNAMSAITGQQTYLESSWQVSGKATHKELAYWADKVLVAPASLNSMVKIKQLSSSNLALAAIAFTVAPVYIVPAVSGPIVKKRRYKELLESLESDHTLILPSTEGSSVSLVNFSKEEGGMATYEDVRAQMLSGY; encoded by the coding sequence ATGCTGACAGTTATCACCGGAGCTGTGGGGGCTGCACTGATGCCCGCATGGATGCTGCAACTAAGAAATGATCATGATATATCAATCAAATGTGTACTGACTCCGAGTGCTGAGCACTTCCTGTCTACTAACGCTATGTCAGCAATAACAGGTCAGCAGACATACCTCGAAAGTTCCTGGCAAGTCAGCGGCAAAGCAACTCATAAGGAACTAGCGTACTGGGCGGATAAAGTTCTCGTTGCGCCAGCGTCCCTCAACTCAATGGTCAAAATAAAGCAGCTCAGTAGCAGTAATCTGGCTTTGGCGGCCATAGCATTTACTGTCGCACCTGTCTATATAGTACCCGCCGTAAGTGGCCCAATCGTCAAAAAAAGGAGATACAAAGAACTCCTTGAATCACTGGAAAGCGACCACACGTTGATTCTCCCCTCAACTGAAGGTTCTTCTGTTTCGCTAGTGAACTTCAGCAAAGAAGAAGGGGGAATGGCAACGTACGAAGATGTCCGAGCTCAAATGTTATCCGGGTACTGA
- a CDS encoding PRD domain-containing protein has product MSAGSRAAHWQIVRVLNNNAVLARDRDAGQAVLLGRGIGYGRHLGDPVDAGSVSEVFVPDADHSVPRLVSFLSETPLETVRLASEALEPVRAQGRVGVSQALVLAVADHLRFAVERSRAGISVEHPLRWEVQQLYPEETRWGRQTVVLVGERLGVRLEDGEATTLALHLVNAQFAGSDLAPTVRMTRTITQILGVVSAVLGIQVDEQAMSTARFATHLRYLFVRLEDGRQISDSLEDLVTPIRRAQPLAFRAATRVRALLELNGPRLTDAELAYLTLHIARLASECQPR; this is encoded by the coding sequence ATGTCGGCAGGAAGCAGGGCTGCGCACTGGCAGATCGTCAGGGTGCTCAACAACAACGCCGTGCTGGCCCGGGACCGCGACGCGGGCCAGGCGGTGCTCCTGGGACGGGGCATCGGCTACGGCAGGCACCTGGGGGATCCGGTGGACGCCGGGTCGGTCTCGGAGGTCTTCGTCCCCGACGCCGACCACTCCGTGCCCAGGCTGGTGTCCTTCCTGTCCGAGACGCCGCTGGAAACCGTGCGGCTCGCCTCGGAAGCGCTGGAGCCGGTGCGTGCCCAGGGACGGGTTGGCGTCAGCCAGGCACTGGTGTTGGCCGTCGCCGACCACCTGCGCTTCGCCGTGGAGCGCAGCCGGGCCGGTATCAGCGTGGAGCACCCGCTGCGCTGGGAGGTCCAGCAGCTCTACCCGGAGGAGACCCGGTGGGGGCGGCAGACGGTCGTCCTGGTGGGCGAGCGCCTGGGGGTGAGGCTGGAGGACGGCGAGGCCACCACCCTGGCACTGCACCTGGTCAACGCGCAGTTCGCCGGTTCCGACCTTGCCCCCACGGTGCGCATGACCAGGACCATCACCCAGATCCTCGGAGTGGTCTCCGCCGTCCTGGGGATCCAGGTGGACGAGCAGGCCATGAGCACCGCGCGATTCGCCACCCACCTGCGCTACCTGTTCGTCCGTCTGGAGGACGGCCGCCAGATATCTGACTCCCTGGAGGACCTGGTCACACCGATCCGCCGGGCGCAGCCTCTGGCCTTCCGCGCTGCCACGCGAGTGCGCGCCCTCCTGGAGCTCAACGGGCCGCGCCTGACCGACGCCGAGCTGGCCTACCTGACCCTCCACATCGCCCGCCTGGCCAGTGAGTGCCAGCCGAGGTAG
- a CDS encoding beta-glucoside-specific PTS transporter subunit IIABC: MAEKVRDYPRLARDIIKVVGGGDNIRQASRCATRLRLVLASTPEGAKDKVSQMAGVITVVESGGQFQVVIGNHVTEVYDAVAEELDLANRADAEAEVPRQSVLNRVIATMSGVFAPFIYVLAAAGILQGALIITRMVHPAFTGTGTDQVLSFMSWTPFTFLPVLIAITASRHFQTNMFIAVLCCAAIMNPDWTTLADSISEGETVSFLTIPMSPTVYTSSVLPPLILVWLLSYLERFLNKYLPAAARQLFTPFFCLVIMVPLTFLVIGPLSSAGATGIANGYNWLVERAPVVAGAIIGGVWQVAVIFGVHWGVTPMVLANYDLYGQDTFQAFQTAAVIGQVGAAVGVLTRTRSRQMRGVAGSAAVTGIFGITEPAIYGVTLRLKRPFVMGCAAGAAGAVVVALFGSRSYAYAGLPGPLTILNSYSETVPSSLVGEVIGCLVAFLGAIVLVWVTGFEDPQDSDKDSDNAGDVSGAGRDVGTAEGNGASAEPGTMVSQLGEESYDEQLAAASQRYVVSSPVSGDLVPLRDVPDAVFASGAMGKGVAVEPGEDGIYAPFDGRVVMVAATRHALGLISEDGVELLIHIGIDTVELDGQHFTSHVEAGQEVRAGDLLMELDREAIAKAGYRTLTPVVVTNADAYDKVLLYPQSSVRHGEELATALRGAREPAGSGDLT; the protein is encoded by the coding sequence ATGGCTGAGAAGGTTCGCGACTACCCCAGGCTCGCCCGCGACATCATCAAGGTCGTCGGCGGTGGCGACAACATCCGCCAGGCCTCGCGCTGCGCCACCCGGCTGCGGCTGGTCCTGGCCAGCACGCCGGAGGGAGCCAAGGACAAGGTCTCCCAGATGGCCGGCGTCATCACCGTCGTCGAGTCGGGTGGCCAGTTCCAGGTCGTCATCGGCAACCACGTCACCGAGGTCTACGACGCCGTCGCCGAGGAGCTCGACCTCGCCAACCGTGCTGATGCGGAGGCCGAGGTCCCCAGGCAGTCCGTCCTCAACCGGGTCATCGCCACGATGTCCGGCGTCTTCGCCCCCTTCATCTACGTGCTCGCGGCTGCCGGCATCCTCCAGGGGGCACTGATCATCACCCGCATGGTCCACCCGGCCTTCACCGGTACCGGGACGGACCAGGTGCTGTCCTTCATGTCCTGGACGCCCTTCACGTTCCTTCCCGTCCTCATCGCGATCACCGCCTCGCGCCACTTCCAGACCAACATGTTCATCGCCGTCCTGTGCTGCGCGGCCATCATGAACCCGGACTGGACCACCCTGGCGGACTCCATCTCGGAGGGGGAGACCGTCAGCTTCCTCACCATCCCCATGTCACCCACCGTCTACACCTCCTCGGTGCTGCCACCCCTCATTCTCGTGTGGCTGCTGTCCTACCTGGAGCGCTTCCTCAACAAGTACCTGCCAGCGGCCGCCAGGCAGCTGTTCACCCCCTTCTTCTGCCTCGTCATCATGGTGCCCCTGACCTTCCTGGTCATCGGCCCGCTGTCCAGCGCGGGCGCCACCGGGATCGCCAACGGGTACAACTGGCTGGTCGAGCGCGCCCCCGTCGTGGCGGGAGCCATCATCGGCGGGGTGTGGCAGGTCGCCGTCATCTTCGGTGTCCACTGGGGGGTCACACCCATGGTCCTGGCCAACTACGACCTCTACGGCCAGGACACCTTCCAGGCCTTCCAGACCGCGGCGGTCATCGGCCAGGTGGGGGCCGCCGTGGGCGTGCTCACCCGCACCCGCTCGCGCCAGATGCGCGGGGTGGCTGGCTCGGCCGCGGTCACCGGCATCTTCGGTATCACCGAGCCTGCGATCTACGGCGTCACCCTGAGGCTCAAGCGGCCCTTCGTCATGGGCTGCGCCGCCGGCGCGGCCGGAGCGGTCGTTGTGGCCCTGTTCGGCTCTCGCTCCTACGCCTACGCCGGCCTGCCCGGCCCGCTGACCATCCTCAACAGCTACTCCGAGACCGTGCCCAGCTCGCTGGTCGGCGAGGTCATCGGCTGCCTGGTGGCCTTCCTTGGCGCGATCGTCCTGGTGTGGGTGACCGGCTTCGAGGACCCCCAGGACTCTGACAAGGACTCTGACAACGCCGGGGACGTCAGTGGTGCGGGCAGGGACGTCGGCACCGCCGAGGGGAACGGGGCCTCTGCGGAGCCCGGCACGATGGTCTCCCAGCTGGGCGAGGAGAGCTATGACGAGCAGCTGGCGGCGGCCTCCCAGCGCTACGTCGTCTCCAGCCCGGTGTCCGGGGACCTCGTGCCCCTGCGCGACGTCCCCGACGCTGTCTTCGCCTCCGGTGCCATGGGCAAGGGTGTTGCCGTGGAGCCCGGTGAGGACGGTATCTACGCGCCCTTTGACGGCAGGGTGGTCATGGTCGCCGCCACCAGGCACGCGCTGGGACTCATCTCTGAGGACGGTGTCGAGCTCCTCATCCACATCGGCATCGACACCGTCGAGCTCGACGGCCAGCACTTCACCAGCCACGTCGAGGCCGGCCAGGAGGTGAGGGCCGGCGACCTGCTCATGGAGCTCGATCGCGAGGCGATCGCCAAGGCGGGGTACAGGACCCTCACCCCGGTCGTCGTCACTAACGCCGACGCCTACGACAAGGTGCTGCTCTACCCGCAGTCCAGCGTCAGGCACGGCGAGGAGCTGGCTACGGCTCTCCGGGGGGCCAGGGAGCCAGCCGGGTCAGGGGACCTCACGTGA
- a CDS encoding M16 family metallopeptidase, producing MMTSAAGSAARSATARATDGRADSASGGTVPSTGSSPGAGPGTPVVGAQRSEGYTEAELVRGVPGQAGTELSLEDDGALTRRSVLPGGVRVITEAVPGLRSTAIGLWLGVGSRDEASGQEGSTHFLEHLLFKGTTTRSASEIAEAFDMIGGEANAATSKEHTSYYARVLAPDAMDALDVVTDMVTSSLLDPDEVETERGVIVSELAEAADDPAEVAQEAFARAAFGDGTPLGRPIGGSYETVSEVPREAVWDHYRRTYASDALVVAAAGAVDHDELCERVSQDLARAGWDSSPVAPRPRRFETEPVTPLEVHDVRVGRDTEQAHLYLACQGIPVRDERRWAMSVLTTVLGGGMSSRLFQEVRERRGLAYTTYAFDISYAGAGAFGLYAGCAPRKVEEVGAVMLGEFEKLAAHGPTQREMARARGQLRGAMVLGGEDSLARMSRLGRSEVVTGRLRSMGESLRLLDQVTAQEVRDLAAWLVAQQRCQVLVGPGD from the coding sequence GTGATGACCAGTGCAGCAGGTAGTGCGGCACGCAGCGCGACAGCTCGTGCCACTGACGGTAGGGCAGACAGTGCGTCAGGCGGGACGGTCCCCTCGACCGGCTCCTCCCCGGGGGCCGGGCCGGGGACACCCGTCGTCGGCGCGCAGCGCTCTGAGGGCTACACCGAGGCCGAGCTGGTGCGTGGTGTGCCTGGGCAGGCTGGCACCGAGCTCTCGCTGGAGGACGACGGGGCGCTGACGCGGCGCAGCGTGCTTCCTGGCGGCGTGCGCGTCATCACCGAGGCGGTGCCGGGCCTGCGCTCCACGGCGATCGGTCTGTGGCTGGGGGTGGGCTCCCGCGACGAGGCCAGCGGGCAGGAGGGTTCGACCCACTTCCTGGAGCACCTGCTGTTCAAGGGCACCACAACTCGCAGCGCCAGCGAGATTGCCGAGGCCTTCGACATGATCGGCGGTGAGGCCAACGCCGCCACCTCCAAGGAGCACACCTCCTACTACGCCCGGGTCCTGGCCCCTGACGCCATGGACGCGCTGGACGTCGTGACGGACATGGTCACCTCCTCCCTCCTGGACCCTGATGAGGTGGAGACCGAGCGCGGCGTCATCGTCTCCGAGCTGGCTGAGGCCGCCGACGACCCTGCCGAGGTCGCCCAGGAGGCCTTCGCCCGGGCCGCCTTCGGGGACGGGACCCCGCTGGGTCGGCCGATCGGCGGGTCCTACGAGACCGTCTCCGAGGTGCCGCGCGAGGCCGTGTGGGACCACTACCGGCGCACCTACGCCTCCGACGCCCTGGTCGTGGCTGCTGCCGGAGCGGTGGACCATGACGAGCTGTGCGAGCGGGTCAGCCAGGACCTGGCTCGTGCGGGGTGGGACTCTTCCCCGGTGGCACCCAGGCCACGTCGTTTCGAGACCGAGCCTGTCACGCCCCTGGAGGTCCACGATGTGAGGGTGGGGCGTGACACGGAGCAGGCCCACCTCTACCTGGCCTGCCAGGGTATTCCGGTGCGTGACGAGCGCCGCTGGGCCATGAGCGTGCTGACCACCGTGCTAGGCGGAGGCATGTCCTCGCGCCTGTTCCAGGAGGTCCGGGAGAGGCGTGGGCTGGCCTACACCACCTACGCCTTTGATATCTCCTACGCCGGGGCGGGGGCCTTCGGCCTGTACGCGGGCTGCGCGCCGCGCAAGGTGGAGGAGGTGGGGGCTGTCATGCTCGGTGAGTTCGAGAAGCTGGCCGCCCACGGCCCCACGCAGCGGGAGATGGCTCGCGCTCGCGGCCAGCTGCGTGGCGCCATGGTGCTGGGAGGCGAGGACTCCCTGGCCAGGATGAGCCGACTGGGCCGCAGCGAGGTGGTGACCGGGCGCCTGCGCTCCATGGGAGAGAGCCTGCGTCTCCTGGACCAGGTCACTGCCCAGGAGGTGCGTGACCTGGCAGCGTGGCTGGTGGCCCAGCAGCGCTGCCAGGTGCTGGTGGGGCCGGGGGACTGA